From Streptomyces sp. TLI_235, a single genomic window includes:
- a CDS encoding amino acid ABC transporter membrane protein 2 (PAAT family), translating to MSTRTATATVLYDVPGPKTRLRYRLFGIASLLGIAGLLWYSYVKLADAGQFSAELWDPFLYATVQQRILDGMLATLKAFALAGVFSIVLGGLLAAGRLSDHRPVRAVSTAVVQFFRAMPLLIMIFALYHGVFASEPMAALVLGLTLYNGAVQAEIIRTGILAVPRGQGEASYALGLRKTQTMRMILVPQAVKAMLPAIIGQLVVTLKDTSLGFIITYPELLYAGKLIASNSPGYPYIPMIIVMSTLYIGLCLALTALAKWLEARGRRGANRRTPAAA from the coding sequence ATGAGCACCCGCACCGCCACCGCGACCGTCCTCTACGACGTCCCCGGCCCCAAGACCCGCCTGCGCTACCGCCTGTTCGGCATCGCCTCGCTGCTCGGCATCGCCGGGCTGCTCTGGTACTCGTACGTCAAACTCGCCGACGCCGGGCAGTTCTCGGCCGAGCTGTGGGACCCGTTCCTGTACGCGACCGTCCAGCAGCGCATCCTCGACGGCATGCTGGCCACCCTCAAGGCCTTCGCCCTGGCCGGCGTGTTCTCGATCGTGCTGGGCGGGCTGCTGGCCGCCGGTCGGCTCTCCGACCACCGGCCGGTGCGCGCGGTCTCCACCGCCGTGGTGCAGTTCTTCCGCGCCATGCCGCTGCTCATCATGATCTTCGCGCTGTACCACGGGGTCTTCGCCTCGGAGCCGATGGCGGCCCTCGTCCTCGGACTCACCCTCTACAACGGGGCCGTCCAGGCCGAGATCATCCGCACCGGCATCCTCGCGGTGCCCCGCGGGCAGGGCGAGGCCTCGTACGCGCTGGGTCTGCGCAAGACCCAGACGATGCGGATGATCCTGGTGCCGCAGGCCGTCAAGGCGATGCTCCCGGCCATCATCGGCCAGCTGGTGGTGACCCTCAAGGACACCTCGCTCGGCTTCATCATCACCTACCCCGAGCTGCTCTACGCCGGCAAGCTGATCGCCAGCAACTCGCCCGGGTACCCGTACATCCCGATGATCATCGTGATGAGCACGCTCTACATCGGTCTGTGCCTCGCGCTCACCGCCCTGGCGAAGTGGCTCGAGGCGCGCGGCCGCCGCGGCGCGAACCGGCGCACACCTGCTGCTGCTTGA
- a CDS encoding amino acid ABC transporter substrate-binding protein (PAAT family) — translation MRTRRTIAAALSVLALTAVAACGKEGSPAGSDAAAPTLPTYTVNKSVNLEGSPVWKAAKAKGKLTIGAKADQPYLGFEDLTTNTRNGFDIEIAKMIAADLGFSPDQITWKTVVSANRETEIKSGGLDYYVGTYSINDKRKADVSFAGPYYIAGQDLLVKKDNTDITGPESVKGKNICSVTGSTSVKQIETYVGEGKKVVQYDTYAQCVEKVLTGEVDAVTTDDAILKGFGAKNAGKLKVVGKTFSTEKYGVGLNHDDKVLRDAINNALKAHQDNGDWKKAYDATLGLSGAAAPAVPALERY, via the coding sequence ATGAGGACTCGTCGCACCATCGCCGCCGCCCTGTCGGTGCTCGCGCTGACCGCCGTCGCCGCCTGCGGCAAGGAGGGCTCGCCGGCCGGCTCCGACGCCGCCGCGCCGACCCTGCCCACCTACACCGTGAACAAGTCCGTCAACCTGGAGGGTTCGCCGGTCTGGAAGGCGGCCAAGGCCAAGGGCAAGCTCACCATCGGCGCCAAGGCGGACCAGCCGTACCTCGGCTTCGAGGACCTGACCACCAACACCCGCAACGGCTTCGACATCGAGATCGCCAAGATGATCGCCGCCGACCTCGGGTTCTCGCCCGACCAGATCACCTGGAAGACCGTCGTGTCGGCCAACCGCGAGACGGAGATCAAGAGCGGTGGCCTCGACTACTACGTCGGCACCTACAGCATCAACGACAAGCGCAAGGCCGACGTGTCCTTCGCCGGCCCGTACTACATCGCCGGCCAGGACCTGCTGGTGAAGAAGGACAACACCGACATCACCGGCCCGGAGTCGGTCAAGGGCAAGAACATCTGCTCGGTCACCGGCTCCACCTCGGTGAAGCAGATCGAGACGTACGTCGGCGAGGGCAAGAAGGTCGTCCAGTACGACACCTACGCCCAGTGCGTGGAGAAGGTGCTGACCGGCGAGGTCGACGCGGTGACCACCGACGACGCGATCCTCAAGGGCTTCGGCGCCAAGAACGCCGGCAAGCTCAAGGTCGTCGGCAAGACCTTCTCCACCGAGAAGTACGGCGTGGGCCTGAACCACGACGACAAGGTGCTGCGGGACGCCATCAACAACGCGCTGAAGGCCCACCAGGACAACGGCGACTGGAAGAAGGCCTACGACGCGACCCTCGGTCTGTCGGGCGCGGCCGCCCCGGCCGTCCCGGCGCTGGAGCGCTACTGA
- a CDS encoding amino acid ABC transporter ATP-binding protein (PAAT family), producing MTETAVTDAAAATAPLVVLSGVNKHFGALHVLQDIDLSIRQGEVVVLIGPSGSGKSTLCRTINRLETIDSGTITVDGQPLPAEGKELARLRAEVGMVFQSFNLFAHKTVLENVVLAQVKVRKVPRATAEATARDLLERVGVGAQADKYPAQLSGGQQQRVAIARALAMRPKVMLFDEPTSALDPEMVTEVLEVMRQLAADGMTMVVVTHEMGFARSAANRVLFMADGRIVEENTPDAFFTAPRTDRAKDFLSKILSH from the coding sequence ATGACCGAGACCGCTGTCACCGATGCCGCGGCCGCGACCGCTCCGCTGGTGGTGCTGTCCGGGGTCAACAAGCACTTCGGTGCCCTCCACGTCCTGCAGGACATCGACCTGAGCATCCGTCAGGGCGAGGTCGTCGTCCTGATCGGCCCGTCCGGCTCCGGCAAGTCCACGCTGTGCCGGACGATCAACCGGCTGGAGACGATCGACTCGGGCACCATCACCGTCGACGGCCAGCCGCTGCCCGCGGAGGGCAAGGAGCTGGCCCGGCTGCGCGCCGAGGTCGGCATGGTGTTCCAGAGCTTCAACCTGTTCGCGCACAAGACGGTGCTGGAGAACGTCGTCCTCGCCCAGGTGAAGGTGCGCAAGGTACCGCGTGCCACGGCCGAGGCCACCGCCCGCGACCTGCTGGAGCGGGTCGGCGTCGGCGCCCAGGCCGACAAGTACCCGGCGCAGCTCTCCGGCGGCCAGCAGCAGCGCGTGGCGATCGCCCGGGCGCTGGCGATGCGGCCCAAGGTGATGCTCTTCGACGAGCCGACCTCCGCGCTCGACCCGGAGATGGTCACCGAGGTGCTGGAGGTCATGCGCCAACTCGCCGCCGACGGCATGACGATGGTCGTGGTCACGCACGAGATGGGCTTCGCCCGGTCCGCGGCCAACCGGGTGCTGTTCATGGCGGACGGCCGGATCGTCGAGGAGAACACCCCGGACGCGTTCTTCACCGCGCCGCGGACGGATCGCGCGAAGGACTTCCTGTCCAAGATCCTGAGCCACTGA
- a CDS encoding DNA-binding response OmpR family regulator: MRLLLVEDDDRVAAALTAVLGRHGFQVKHARSGHEALDALVPDGNEPFRVVLLDLGLPDRDGFEVCSRIRAGSGIPVIMVTARADIRSRIHGLNLGADDYITKPYDMGELLARIHAVSRRGLPATTAGPAEQSGGPLASRGIVIDRERRRVSVHGRDVPLTRKEFDLLALLAQSPGVVYRREQIFSEVWRSGWEGNGRTLEVHIGSLRTKLGLPGLVEAVRGVGYRLIAEQPADGTDAAPTASTEGSADTDAAER, translated from the coding sequence ATGCGACTGCTGCTCGTCGAGGACGACGACCGGGTCGCCGCCGCGCTCACCGCTGTCCTGGGCCGGCACGGCTTCCAGGTCAAGCACGCGCGCAGCGGGCACGAGGCGCTGGACGCCCTCGTACCCGACGGCAACGAACCGTTCCGTGTGGTGCTGCTCGACCTCGGGCTGCCGGACCGGGACGGCTTCGAGGTGTGCAGCCGGATCAGGGCCGGCAGCGGCATTCCGGTGATCATGGTCACCGCGCGGGCCGACATCCGCTCCCGGATCCACGGGCTCAACCTCGGCGCCGACGACTACATCACCAAGCCCTACGACATGGGCGAACTGCTCGCCCGCATCCACGCCGTCTCCCGCCGCGGCCTGCCCGCCACCACCGCAGGGCCGGCCGAGCAGTCCGGTGGACCGCTCGCCTCCCGCGGCATCGTCATCGACCGCGAGCGCCGCCGCGTCAGCGTGCACGGACGCGACGTGCCGCTCACCCGCAAGGAGTTCGACCTGCTGGCCCTGCTCGCGCAGAGCCCCGGCGTCGTCTACCGCCGCGAGCAGATCTTCAGCGAGGTCTGGCGCAGCGGCTGGGAGGGCAACGGCCGCACCCTGGAGGTGCACATCGGTTCGCTGCGCACCAAGCTCGGCCTGCCCGGCCTGGTCGAGGCCGTCCGCGGGGTCGGCTACCGGCTGATCGCCGAGCAGCCCGCCGACGGCACCGACGCCGCCCCGACCGCCTCCACCGAGGGCTCGGCCGACACCGACGCCGCGGAGCGCTGA
- a CDS encoding RecA protein, protein MAGTDREKALETALAQIERQFGKGSVMRLGEKANEPIDVIPTGSTALDVALGVGGIPRGRVVEIYGPESSGKTTLTLHLAANAQRAGGTVAFVDAEHALDPEYAKKLGVDTDALLVSQPDTGEQALEITDMLIRSGAIDLVIIDSVAALVPRAEIEGEMGDSHVGLQARLMSQALRKIAGALSQSNTTAVFINQLREKIGVMFGSPETTTGGRALKFYASVRLDIRRIETLKDGTEAVGNRTRVKVVKNKVAAPFKQAEFDILYGVGISREGGLIDMGVEHGFIRKSGAWYTYEGDQLGQGKENARNFLRDNPQLADEIERKIKGKLGIGPKTEQPADAAAAPATEAPAPAATKTAAKKTAAAAKA, encoded by the coding sequence ATGGCAGGTACGGACCGCGAGAAGGCCCTTGAGACCGCACTCGCCCAGATCGAGCGGCAGTTCGGCAAGGGCTCGGTGATGCGCCTCGGCGAGAAGGCCAACGAGCCCATCGACGTGATCCCGACCGGCTCCACGGCGCTGGACGTCGCCCTCGGTGTCGGCGGTATCCCGCGCGGCCGCGTGGTCGAGATCTACGGCCCGGAGTCCTCCGGCAAGACGACCCTGACGCTGCACCTCGCCGCGAACGCGCAGCGGGCCGGCGGCACCGTCGCCTTCGTCGACGCCGAGCACGCGCTCGACCCGGAGTACGCGAAGAAGCTCGGTGTCGACACCGACGCGCTGCTGGTCAGCCAGCCGGACACCGGCGAGCAGGCGCTGGAGATCACCGACATGCTGATCCGCTCCGGCGCGATCGACCTGGTGATCATCGACTCGGTCGCCGCGCTCGTCCCGCGCGCCGAGATCGAGGGCGAGATGGGCGACTCGCACGTCGGTCTGCAGGCCCGGCTGATGAGCCAGGCGCTGCGCAAGATCGCCGGCGCGCTGAGCCAGTCGAACACCACCGCCGTCTTCATCAACCAGCTCCGCGAGAAGATCGGCGTCATGTTCGGCTCCCCGGAGACCACGACCGGTGGCCGGGCGCTGAAGTTCTACGCCTCCGTCCGTCTGGACATCCGCCGGATCGAGACCCTGAAGGACGGCACCGAGGCGGTCGGCAACCGCACCCGCGTCAAGGTCGTCAAGAACAAGGTCGCGGCCCCGTTCAAGCAGGCCGAGTTCGACATCCTCTACGGCGTCGGCATCAGCCGCGAGGGCGGCCTGATCGACATGGGCGTCGAGCACGGCTTCATCCGCAAGTCCGGCGCCTGGTACACCTACGAGGGCGACCAGCTCGGCCAGGGCAAGGAGAACGCCCGCAACTTCCTGCGGGACAACCCGCAGCTCGCCGACGAGATCGAGCGGAAGATCAAGGGCAAGCTCGGCATCGGCCCCAAGACCGAGCAGCCCGCCGACGCCGCCGCAGCCCCCGCCACCGAGGCCCCGGCCCCGGCAGCCACCAAGACCGCCGCCAAGAAGACGGCGGCCGCCGCCAAGGCCTGA
- a CDS encoding 3-(3-hydroxy-phenyl)propionate hydroxylase, producing the protein MDPVIVVGAGPVGLSLALALARHEVPSIVLDEGAGLCPESPRTVVLGPDTTALLGRLGYTRAASDAARWDAFTVWRRRAEVLRIPLDGEPVLHLAQHRLQRGLRDAVTATPLIQLVPLTRVVELEQDRDGVSVRTAGTRDGASTWWRGSHLVGCDGARSTVRKLLKIRFPGRPAVDRHAVATVRVDLPFAGEARLHREPPWRGDREASARPLPDGLWRLDWRLPPGRPAPTEPVDPHATWPGIVTGDTLLTRVKSALTGWCGELPPYDLLAAADHTAQQRLAARFRSGRCFLAGDAAHLHGALGMQNLVDGLRDADNLSWRLALAWHLHAGGPQPGGALLDGYEAERRGAVGARLRAVDQAMPLLRPLRGWQQTRRSLFTGSFRKHVPLLVDGQLGTGRFGGAPAYPAAPSGVPGQVPVQRAAGRGTSLTESLPATAPGVQVPDVPVVTTEGTADRLRSRLGLGFLLVLVAPGTAVWSSRHWLGAGMMPRLTEVAAALPVPTEVLVTEEYPGAEPHTVLLIRPDGHLVGSTQGCRAEELRRLAHGARGGPARLSAGDGRNSGPAAEHAADDAGGQGDRETATPDGAGRR; encoded by the coding sequence GTGGACCCGGTGATCGTCGTCGGGGCCGGGCCGGTCGGTCTGTCGCTCGCCCTGGCCCTGGCCCGGCACGAGGTGCCGAGCATCGTCCTCGACGAGGGCGCCGGCCTCTGCCCGGAGAGCCCCCGTACCGTCGTCCTCGGCCCCGACACCACCGCCCTGCTCGGCCGCCTCGGCTATACCCGGGCAGCCTCCGACGCCGCCCGCTGGGACGCCTTCACCGTCTGGCGCCGCCGTGCCGAGGTGCTGCGCATCCCGCTCGACGGGGAGCCGGTGCTGCACCTCGCGCAGCACCGCCTGCAGCGCGGGCTGCGGGACGCCGTCACCGCCACCCCGCTGATCCAGCTGGTGCCGCTCACCCGGGTCGTCGAACTCGAACAGGACCGGGACGGCGTCAGCGTCCGCACCGCCGGCACCCGGGACGGCGCCTCCACCTGGTGGCGCGGCAGCCACCTGGTCGGCTGCGACGGCGCCCGCTCCACCGTCCGCAAGCTGCTGAAGATCCGCTTCCCGGGCCGGCCCGCGGTCGACCGGCACGCGGTCGCCACCGTCCGGGTCGACCTGCCCTTCGCCGGTGAGGCCCGGCTGCACCGCGAACCGCCGTGGCGCGGCGACCGCGAGGCCTCCGCCCGCCCCCTCCCCGACGGCCTGTGGCGCCTCGACTGGCGGCTGCCGCCCGGTCGGCCCGCCCCCACCGAACCGGTCGACCCGCACGCCACCTGGCCCGGCATCGTCACCGGCGACACCCTGCTCACCCGGGTGAAGTCCGCCCTCACCGGCTGGTGCGGCGAACTCCCCCCGTACGATCTGCTCGCCGCCGCCGACCACACCGCCCAGCAGCGGCTCGCCGCCCGCTTCCGCTCCGGCCGCTGCTTCCTCGCCGGCGACGCCGCCCACCTGCACGGCGCCCTCGGCATGCAGAACCTCGTCGACGGCCTCCGCGACGCCGACAACCTCTCCTGGCGGCTCGCCCTGGCCTGGCACCTTCACGCCGGCGGCCCGCAGCCCGGCGGCGCCCTGCTGGACGGCTACGAGGCCGAACGGCGCGGCGCCGTGGGCGCCCGGCTGCGCGCCGTCGACCAGGCGATGCCGCTGCTGCGCCCGCTGCGCGGCTGGCAGCAGACCAGGCGCTCGCTGTTCACCGGCTCCTTCCGCAAGCACGTCCCGCTGCTGGTGGACGGCCAGCTCGGCACCGGCCGGTTCGGCGGTGCCCCGGCCTACCCGGCCGCCCCGTCCGGGGTGCCGGGTCAGGTGCCCGTTCAGCGCGCGGCGGGCCGCGGCACCTCGCTCACCGAGAGCCTGCCCGCGACCGCCCCCGGCGTGCAGGTCCCGGACGTGCCGGTGGTCACGACCGAGGGCACCGCGGACCGGCTCCGCTCCCGGCTCGGGCTGGGCTTCCTGCTCGTGCTGGTCGCCCCGGGGACGGCCGTCTGGTCGTCCCGGCACTGGCTGGGCGCGGGGATGATGCCGCGGCTCACCGAGGTGGCCGCCGCACTGCCCGTCCCGACCGAGGTGCTGGTCACCGAGGAGTACCCGGGCGCCGAGCCGCACACCGTTCTGCTGATCCGCCCGGACGGGCACCTGGTCGGCAGCACCCAGGGCTGCCGGGCCGAGGAGCTGCGCCGCCTCGCCCACGGCGCGCGCGGCGGTCCCGCCCGGTTGTCCGCGGGCGACGGCCGGAACTCCGGGCCGGCGGCGGAACACGCGGCCGACGATGCCGGCGGACAGGGCGACCGGGAGACTGCGACCCCGGACGGCGCCGGACGGCGCTGA
- a CDS encoding ribonucrease Y — translation MRIAMGTGSVASLLLTALLCLVLALTWLMIRRLQAAQRRAVGEAERARGWAETQATQLRAELDRREERLAEELRRLRAQEDELDRRAAALDGTRADLAELEAERRRALETAAGLSAARAREELSREVEAEARRDAAVTVREIERRAKTEGDQRAREIIAGSIQRLAAEQTADTVVAAFKLPNEDMKGRVIGREGRNIRAFEAVTGVNLIVDDTPELVQLSCFDPVRREAARLTLEALTADGRINPLRIEEVHERSRAEVERLCVRAGEDALLAVQLDGMDPALVRTLGTLRYRTSYGQNVLGHLVESAHIAGMMAAELGVDQDLVKRSALLHDIGKALSHELPGSHAAIGAEFARRHGESVEVVHAIEAHHGEIEPKTVEAVLTQAADACSGGRPGARRESLEAYVRRLERLEEIARSHDGVSKVFAMQAGREVRVMVQPEKVDDLRAKTIAREVARQVREELTYPGQIRITVVRESRATEFAR, via the coding sequence ATGAGGATCGCGATGGGCACCGGATCGGTCGCCTCGCTGTTGCTGACCGCCCTCCTCTGCCTCGTCCTGGCCCTCACCTGGCTGATGATCCGCCGCCTGCAGGCCGCCCAGCGCCGCGCGGTCGGCGAGGCCGAGCGGGCCCGCGGCTGGGCCGAGACCCAGGCCACCCAGCTGCGTGCCGAACTCGACCGCCGCGAGGAGCGCTTGGCCGAGGAGCTGCGCCGGCTGCGCGCCCAGGAGGACGAACTCGACCGCCGCGCCGCCGCACTGGACGGCACCCGGGCCGACCTCGCCGAGCTGGAGGCCGAACGCCGCCGCGCCCTGGAGACCGCCGCCGGGCTGAGCGCCGCGCGGGCCCGCGAGGAGCTCTCCCGCGAGGTCGAGGCCGAAGCCCGCCGGGACGCGGCCGTCACCGTCCGGGAGATCGAGCGCCGGGCGAAGACCGAGGGCGACCAGCGGGCCCGCGAGATCATCGCCGGCTCGATCCAGCGCCTGGCCGCCGAGCAGACCGCCGACACCGTGGTGGCCGCCTTCAAACTGCCGAACGAGGACATGAAGGGCCGGGTGATCGGCCGCGAGGGCCGCAACATCCGGGCCTTCGAGGCGGTCACCGGTGTGAACCTGATCGTCGACGACACCCCGGAACTCGTCCAGCTCTCCTGCTTCGATCCCGTCCGCAGGGAGGCCGCCCGGCTGACCCTGGAGGCGCTCACCGCCGACGGCCGGATCAACCCGCTGCGGATCGAGGAGGTCCACGAGCGAAGCCGCGCCGAGGTCGAGCGGCTCTGCGTGCGGGCCGGCGAGGACGCCCTGCTCGCCGTCCAGCTCGACGGCATGGACCCGGCCCTCGTCCGCACCCTCGGCACCCTGCGCTACCGCACCTCGTACGGGCAGAACGTGCTCGGGCACCTGGTGGAGTCGGCGCACATCGCCGGCATGATGGCGGCCGAACTCGGCGTCGACCAGGACCTGGTGAAGCGTTCCGCGCTGCTGCACGACATCGGCAAGGCGCTCAGCCACGAGCTGCCCGGCAGCCACGCCGCGATCGGGGCCGAGTTCGCCCGCCGGCACGGCGAGTCCGTGGAGGTGGTGCACGCGATCGAGGCGCACCACGGCGAGATCGAGCCGAAGACGGTGGAGGCGGTGCTCACCCAGGCCGCCGACGCCTGCTCCGGCGGCCGGCCCGGTGCGCGCCGCGAGTCGCTGGAGGCCTACGTCCGGCGGCTGGAGCGGCTGGAGGAGATCGCCCGCTCGCACGACGGCGTCTCCAAGGTCTTCGCGATGCAGGCCGGGCGCGAGGTGCGGGTGATGGTCCAGCCAGAGAAGGTGGACGACCTGCGGGCCAAGACCATCGCCCGGGAGGTCGCCCGCCAGGTCCGCGAGGAGCTCACCTACCCCGGGCAGATACGGATCACCGTGGTCCGCGAGAGCCGGGCCACCGAGTTCGCCCGCTGA
- a CDS encoding regulatory protein, translating to MHSHDRPSGSAAPAAEPDDAGPPDWFAAVALPEDEPETYEPPGPEEPYDSAAPGLTEVPGLRAASALPAGRRRRRTALTPEEGEPPAAESVRPARPTRSERAEHAERRDPADRRGGRRRRAERGEDAPIRRAEEQTDPAGRARDICLRLLTGSPRSRKQLADALRRREIPEDVADEVLSRFEEVGLIDDAAFAAAWVDARHGRRGLARRALAQELRTRGISADLAEEALARVDSDDEAEAARALVDRRLRTTRGLEPQARTRRLVAMLARRGYSEGLAFRVVREALGEESEGIGEDW from the coding sequence ATGCACAGCCACGACCGCCCATCGGGCTCGGCCGCACCCGCCGCCGAGCCCGATGACGCCGGCCCGCCCGACTGGTTCGCCGCCGTCGCCCTCCCCGAGGACGAACCGGAGACGTACGAGCCGCCCGGGCCCGAGGAGCCGTACGACTCCGCCGCGCCCGGCCTCACCGAGGTGCCCGGTCTGCGGGCCGCCTCCGCGCTGCCCGCCGGTCGGCGGCGGCGGCGCACCGCGCTCACCCCGGAGGAGGGCGAACCGCCCGCCGCCGAGTCGGTCCGGCCGGCGCGGCCGACCCGGAGCGAGCGGGCCGAGCACGCCGAGCGGCGCGACCCGGCCGACCGTCGCGGCGGACGCCGCCGGCGTGCCGAGCGCGGCGAGGACGCCCCGATCCGGCGCGCCGAGGAGCAGACCGACCCCGCGGGCCGCGCCCGAGACATCTGCCTGCGCCTGCTCACCGGCAGCCCCCGCAGTCGCAAGCAGCTCGCCGACGCCCTGCGCAGACGGGAGATCCCCGAGGACGTCGCCGATGAGGTTCTCTCCCGCTTCGAGGAGGTCGGGCTGATCGACGACGCCGCCTTCGCGGCCGCCTGGGTCGACGCCCGGCACGGCCGCCGCGGCCTGGCCCGCCGCGCCCTCGCCCAGGAGCTGCGCACCCGCGGCATCTCCGCCGACCTCGCCGAGGAGGCCCTGGCCCGGGTCGACTCCGACGACGAGGCCGAGGCCGCCCGCGCGCTCGTCGACCGCAGGCTCCGCACCACCCGCGGTCTGGAGCCGCAGGCCCGCACCCGCCGACTGGTGGCCATGCTCGCCCGCCGCGGCTACTCCGAGGGCCTCGCCTTCCGCGTCGTCCGGGAGGCGCTGGGGGAGGAGAGTGAAGGCATCGGCGAGGATTGGTGA
- a CDS encoding amino acid ABC transporter membrane protein 1 (PAAT family) yields MGILFEGDNFALFRDGFLQTIELSAVSALFALLLGTVLAAFRVSPVPALRVFGTVWVNTFRNTPLTLLFFAAFFALPRLDAHFDNFTFAVIALSSYTGAFVCEVLRSGINTVPFGQAEAARSLGMTFGQTLGSIVFPQAARTVLPPMSSVFIALPRNSAIAGAFNNSELYTVQATLTDKGYAIFGIFFWVALAYLLVSFTVGGVFRLLETRLAVVR; encoded by the coding sequence GTGGGCATACTGTTCGAGGGCGACAACTTCGCGCTCTTCCGCGACGGTTTTCTGCAGACGATCGAGCTGAGCGCGGTGAGCGCACTCTTCGCGCTGCTGCTCGGCACCGTGCTGGCGGCCTTCCGGGTCTCCCCGGTCCCGGCGCTGCGGGTGTTCGGCACCGTGTGGGTGAACACCTTCCGGAACACCCCGCTGACCCTGCTGTTCTTCGCGGCGTTCTTCGCTCTGCCGCGACTGGACGCGCACTTCGACAACTTCACCTTCGCGGTGATCGCGCTGAGCTCGTACACCGGCGCGTTCGTCTGCGAGGTGCTGCGCTCGGGCATCAACACCGTGCCGTTCGGCCAGGCGGAGGCGGCCCGCAGTCTGGGCATGACCTTCGGCCAGACGCTCGGAAGCATCGTGTTCCCGCAGGCGGCCCGCACCGTGCTGCCGCCGATGAGCAGCGTCTTCATCGCCCTGCCCAGGAACTCGGCGATCGCCGGTGCGTTCAACAACTCCGAGCTCTACACCGTGCAGGCGACACTCACCGACAAGGGGTACGCCATCTTCGGGATCTTCTTCTGGGTGGCACTCGCGTACCTTCTGGTCAGCTTCACCGTCGGCGGAGTGTTCCGTCTCCTGGAGACCCGCCTGGCGGTGGTCCGATGA
- a CDS encoding signal transduction histidine kinase, with product MQNRLLGILLSLMACVLAALGLPLAAAVAAAEQSRVVVDRIDDAARFAQDLPTQGRAGSDTAVKGGTVPDAGDTTRLRSLALEAARYHDLYGARVGIFQRDGSAVAVAPESWTVPAGGAGAQAFQEALDGRRSHNPPQVWPWTPDRTITVALPVVRDGDVVAVVITESPTGPLRARVLHSWLWIGAGEALAMIVAVLLALRLTGWVLRPVRTLDRATHDIATGRLNARVAASGGPPELRRLARSFNDMADHVVLAIDQQRAFVADASHQLRNPLAALLLRVELLGLELPEGHQDEVGAVREEGIRLARVLDDLLGLATAEHARPEPEPVDLTALVLARVDAWRAVADQRGIDLAWDGPPVAYGLADPIGFGSALDAVLDNALKFTPTGRRVAVDTVLRKREVSVAVTDSGPGLTDEELARIGDRFWRSPRHQNVDGSGLGLSIARTLLLAGGGSLDFARAEPGGLTVVLTVPRRRD from the coding sequence GTGCAGAACCGCCTGCTCGGCATCCTGCTCTCGCTGATGGCCTGCGTGCTGGCCGCCCTCGGGCTGCCGCTCGCCGCCGCCGTCGCCGCGGCTGAGCAGAGCCGGGTGGTGGTCGACCGGATCGACGACGCCGCCCGCTTCGCCCAGGACCTGCCCACCCAGGGCCGGGCGGGCTCCGACACCGCCGTCAAGGGCGGCACCGTGCCCGACGCCGGCGACACCACGCGGCTGCGCAGCCTGGCCCTGGAGGCCGCCCGCTACCACGACCTCTACGGCGCCCGGGTCGGCATCTTCCAGCGGGACGGCAGCGCCGTCGCCGTCGCCCCGGAGAGCTGGACGGTGCCCGCCGGCGGGGCAGGCGCGCAGGCCTTCCAGGAGGCGCTGGACGGCCGGCGCAGCCACAACCCCCCGCAGGTCTGGCCGTGGACCCCGGACCGCACCATCACCGTCGCCCTGCCGGTGGTCCGCGACGGCGACGTAGTCGCCGTGGTGATCACCGAGTCCCCGACCGGCCCGTTGCGTGCCCGCGTCCTGCACAGCTGGCTGTGGATCGGCGCCGGCGAGGCGCTCGCCATGATCGTCGCCGTGCTGCTCGCACTGAGGCTCACCGGCTGGGTGCTGCGGCCCGTCCGCACCCTCGACCGGGCGACCCACGACATCGCCACCGGCCGCCTCAACGCCCGGGTCGCCGCCAGCGGCGGCCCGCCGGAGCTGCGCCGGCTCGCCCGGTCCTTCAACGACATGGCCGACCACGTGGTGCTCGCCATCGACCAGCAGCGGGCCTTCGTCGCCGACGCCTCCCACCAGCTGCGCAACCCGCTCGCGGCGCTGCTGCTGCGGGTCGAGCTGCTCGGCCTGGAGCTGCCCGAAGGGCACCAGGACGAGGTCGGCGCCGTCCGCGAGGAGGGCATCCGGCTGGCCCGGGTGCTGGACGACCTGCTGGGCCTGGCCACCGCCGAACACGCCCGCCCCGAGCCCGAGCCGGTCGATCTCACCGCCCTGGTGCTCGCCCGGGTCGACGCCTGGCGCGCGGTCGCCGACCAGCGCGGCATCGACCTGGCCTGGGACGGGCCCCCGGTCGCCTACGGCCTGGCCGACCCGATCGGCTTCGGCAGCGCACTGGACGCGGTGCTCGACAACGCGCTGAAGTTCACGCCCACCGGCCGCCGGGTCGCCGTCGACACCGTGCTGCGCAAGCGCGAGGTCAGCGTCGCGGTGACCGACTCCGGCCCCGGCCTCACCGACGAGGAGCTCGCCCGGATCGGCGACCGCTTCTGGCGCAGCCCCCGCCACCAGAACGTGGACGGCTCGGGGCTCGGCCTGTCCATCGCCCGCACCCTGCTGCTCGCCGGCGGCGGCTCGCTGGACTTCGCCCGCGCCGAGCCCGGCGGGCTCACCGTGGTGCTGACCGTCCCGCGCCGCCGCGACTGA